GCACAACGCGCTGGACGGCGACATCCTTGACGGCTACATCGCTGCACTTGAAGAAGTCCGCGACGACGACGGCATCCAGGTTGTGCTGACCCGTGCCAACGGCCCGTCCTTCTGCTCGGGCATGGACCTGCACTACCTGAAGGCATTCCGCGCCGAATACCGCCCACTGTATGACTGGGCAAAGTGGAAGACGCCCGCACGCATGACGCTCGCTGTGAGTGACTACCCCAAGCTGACCGTTGCCTCCGTCCACGGCTACTGCCTCGGCGGCGGGTTCTCCCTCATGCTGGCCCACGACGTTGTGATCGCCGCTGAGGACGCGCAGATGGGCATGCCGGAGGTGCTCCGCGGAAGCTTCGGCCAGGGCGTGACGGCACAGGTGGTCAAGTCCGGCATTCCACGGAAGAAGGCCGTGCTCCTGCAGCTTCTGGGCCGCAACATCAACGGCCTCGAGGCCGAGAAGATGGGCTTGACCACGCTCTCAGCTCCGGCCGCGGAGCTTGACACGGAGGCTTACCAGATCGCCAAGGAACTCGGCAGCCGCAACGCCACCGTCCTGGCG
The Paenarthrobacter ureafaciens genome window above contains:
- a CDS encoding enoyl-CoA hydratase/isomerase family protein — protein: MTEKVLLEKRYDDKVAVITLNRPEKHNALDGDILDGYIAALEEVRDDDGIQVVLTRANGPSFCSGMDLHYLKAFRAEYRPLYDWAKWKTPARMTLAVSDYPKLTVASVHGYCLGGGFSLMLAHDVVIAAEDAQMGMPEVLRGSFGQGVTAQVVKSGIPRKKAVLLQLLGRNINGLEAEKMGLTTLSAPAAELDTEAYQIAKELGSRNATVLAHGKIAMHLDEHLPLNHAMFSDDMVAARMRMSIDPLGDVEGYLKSQKGGTNKEYVRNA